A section of the Bifidobacterium sp. ESL0728 genome encodes:
- a CDS encoding signal peptidase II, with protein MKNVSPKRPRHRVAVFVIVALVALLLDRLTKVWAQAALGDGKTVIVIPKLLGLTLVHNPGASLGMGSSVTWLISCLAFVACVALIYLAFTTASLWWTGALTLAFAGAFGNLIDRVIFAHGFLNGSVVDFLNYGWSVGNVADIELGIAAVLVIILLLASVPFSAKDAKDSKDIQDTKEPVGSVENRGADGR; from the coding sequence ATGAAGAATGTATCACCTAAACGGCCGCGCCATCGTGTGGCCGTTTTCGTTATCGTGGCGCTGGTGGCGCTGCTGCTCGACCGGCTTACCAAGGTGTGGGCGCAGGCCGCGCTGGGCGACGGCAAGACCGTCATCGTCATCCCGAAGCTGCTTGGTTTGACGTTGGTGCACAATCCCGGAGCGTCGCTGGGGATGGGTTCATCCGTCACCTGGCTGATTTCCTGCCTGGCATTCGTGGCCTGCGTGGCGTTGATTTATCTGGCCTTTACCACGGCTTCGCTTTGGTGGACGGGGGCGCTGACGTTGGCGTTCGCTGGAGCTTTCGGCAACCTTATCGACCGTGTCATTTTCGCCCACGGGTTCCTCAATGGCTCTGTGGTGGATTTTCTGAACTATGGCTGGTCCGTCGGCAACGTGGCCGATATCGAACTGGGGATAGCCGCGGTACTTGTTATCATTCTGCTGTTGGCCAGTGTGCCGTTCAGCGCAAAAGATGCCAAAGACAGCAAAGACATTCAAGATACTAAAGAACCTGTAGGCAGTGTCGAGAATAGGGGAGCAGACGGCCGATGA
- the dusB gene encoding tRNA dihydrouridine synthase DusB — protein sequence MKDFKEWLKRVDYSEARQRFDDGWDEVLKGLPGLNPSETSAQDGEYEAADDGKPLPKIAPVDLGPLHIETPVVLSPMAGVTNWPFRSICRAYGPDGLYVAEMITARALVARNPKAFRLCRFAPTETIRSLQLYGVDPNITAQAAQMVVAGKMADHVDLNFGCPVPKVTRRGGGSALPWKTDLFRELIHRVVEVCSDANIPVTAKIRVGIDTDHTTFLDAARIAEDEGCAAVTLHARTTAEYYGGHSDWSRIAELVQAVDIPVFGNGDIWGAEDALEMVRETGCAGVAIGRGCQGRPWIFSDIKHAFAGSSERFSPTLGGVFQIIMAHGQLLLRFYDGDETMAVHDLRKHIAWYLKGFPVGGNTRREFMESETLDDVRKVMDKLDPTVTYPQRVADKPRGRVRYAKKVHVPYGWFDSRTTTHEEREQLFGDDPMDASY from the coding sequence GTGAAAGACTTTAAGGAATGGCTGAAGCGAGTCGATTATTCGGAGGCTCGGCAGCGGTTTGATGATGGCTGGGACGAAGTGCTTAAGGGGTTGCCCGGGCTCAACCCAAGCGAAACCAGTGCACAGGACGGCGAATATGAGGCGGCAGACGACGGCAAGCCGTTGCCGAAGATCGCTCCGGTCGATCTCGGGCCGCTGCATATCGAGACCCCGGTCGTGCTCTCTCCGATGGCGGGCGTCACCAACTGGCCGTTCCGTTCGATCTGCCGCGCCTACGGCCCCGACGGGCTTTATGTCGCAGAGATGATCACCGCGCGTGCGCTCGTTGCCCGCAATCCCAAGGCATTCAGGCTTTGCCGCTTCGCACCCACGGAGACGATTCGCTCGCTGCAGCTCTATGGCGTCGACCCCAACATCACCGCGCAGGCCGCGCAGATGGTGGTCGCCGGCAAGATGGCCGATCACGTCGATCTCAACTTCGGCTGCCCGGTTCCCAAGGTCACCCGTCGCGGCGGCGGTTCCGCGCTGCCATGGAAAACCGACCTGTTCCGCGAACTCATCCATCGCGTGGTCGAGGTGTGCAGCGACGCCAATATCCCCGTAACCGCGAAAATCCGCGTCGGCATCGACACCGACCACACCACGTTCCTTGATGCCGCTCGCATCGCCGAGGACGAGGGGTGCGCGGCGGTCACGCTCCACGCTCGCACCACCGCCGAATACTATGGCGGCCATTCCGACTGGAGCCGCATCGCCGAGCTGGTTCAGGCTGTCGATATCCCGGTGTTCGGCAACGGCGACATCTGGGGTGCCGAGGACGCGCTGGAAATGGTGCGTGAGACCGGTTGCGCCGGCGTAGCTATTGGCCGTGGTTGCCAGGGCAGGCCGTGGATTTTCTCCGACATCAAGCACGCCTTCGCCGGTTCCAGCGAACGTTTCAGCCCGACTTTGGGCGGCGTCTTCCAGATCATTATGGCTCACGGTCAGCTGTTGCTGCGTTTCTACGACGGCGACGAAACGATGGCCGTGCACGATCTGCGCAAGCACATCGCTTGGTATCTCAAGGGCTTCCCTGTAGGAGGTAATACACGTCGTGAGTTCATGGAATCCGAAACGTTGGATGATGTCAGAAAAGTAATGGACAAACTCGACCCGACCGTCACTTATCCGCAGCGCGTCGCCGACAAGCCCCGCGGCCGTGTTCGCTACGCGAAAAAGGTTCACGTCCCTTACGGCTGGTTCGATTCGCGTACTACGACCCACGAAGAACGCGAGCAGCTTTTCGGCGACGACCCGATGGATGCCAGCTACTGA
- a CDS encoding RluA family pseudouridine synthase — translation MSRLVPAPDALIGKRFDVAVAKMLGVSRSKAVELIEAGEVSVLQHHISKSGTLASGDTVQFDIVEPDPEPEPLAEDMAVVYEDDDIVVVDKPVGVAAHASAGWTGPTVLGSLLARGVHITSMGAPGRQGIVSRLDVGTSGLMLVCKSDLAYREMRRQFANHEVTKIYHALVQGNLTHDKATIEAPIGRAKVSDFRFTVTPLGKKAITHWDVLERFSEATLVSVNLETGRTHQIRVHFSSIGHPLVGDPMYGANPVFAQHLGLTRQWLHAMRLEFKHPRTHVHTVVESRYPADLQHALDTVRASHSE, via the coding sequence ATGAGTCGACTGGTACCTGCCCCCGATGCCTTGATCGGCAAGCGATTCGACGTCGCCGTAGCGAAGATGCTCGGTGTCTCGCGTTCCAAGGCCGTTGAACTTATCGAAGCCGGAGAAGTATCTGTATTACAGCACCATATTTCGAAATCCGGGACACTCGCCAGCGGCGATACCGTTCAATTCGATATCGTCGAACCTGACCCCGAACCGGAACCGTTGGCGGAAGACATGGCCGTTGTCTACGAGGATGACGATATCGTCGTGGTCGACAAGCCGGTCGGTGTCGCCGCGCACGCCTCAGCCGGGTGGACGGGTCCGACGGTTTTGGGCAGCCTTTTGGCTCGGGGAGTCCATATCACGTCCATGGGCGCCCCCGGCAGGCAGGGCATCGTCAGCAGACTTGACGTCGGCACCAGCGGGCTTATGCTGGTATGCAAATCCGACCTGGCCTACCGCGAAATGCGCCGCCAATTCGCAAATCACGAAGTGACCAAGATTTATCACGCTTTGGTGCAAGGCAATCTGACACACGACAAAGCGACCATCGAGGCGCCGATCGGACGAGCAAAAGTCTCCGATTTCCGTTTCACCGTCACCCCTCTTGGCAAAAAGGCGATCACTCACTGGGATGTGCTGGAACGTTTCAGCGAGGCGACGCTCGTCAGTGTCAATCTTGAAACCGGCCGTACCCACCAGATCCGTGTTCATTTTTCGTCCATCGGCCACCCGTTGGTAGGCGATCCCATGTATGGTGCTAACCCGGTGTTTGCGCAACACCTGGGGCTGACCCGCCAATGGTTGCACGCGATGCGCTTGGAATTCAAGCATCCCCGCACCCACGTCCACACTGTAGTAGAGTCCCGCTATCCCGCCGATTTGCAGCATGCGCTCGACACGGTAAGGGCATCTCACAGCGAGTAA
- a CDS encoding YggT family protein, with the protein MLFTILYLIKWLIGIYSTVLFIRVLIDWAFVLIPRWRPGRVIGSIINVFYVLTDPPLRWLRRFIPVIRMGNGGLDVTPMVLWFILAVVDFII; encoded by the coding sequence ATGCTCTTCACCATCCTTTACCTGATCAAATGGCTTATCGGCATTTATTCCACGGTGCTCTTTATCAGGGTGCTGATCGACTGGGCCTTCGTGTTGATCCCTCGTTGGCGCCCAGGCCGTGTGATTGGCTCGATCATCAATGTCTTCTATGTGCTCACCGATCCTCCGCTGCGTTGGTTGCGCCGGTTCATTCCGGTTATCCGAATGGGCAATGGGGGATTGGACGTCACGCCGATGGTGCTGTGGTTCATTCTGGCAGTCGTGGATTTCATCATTTAG
- a CDS encoding DivIVA domain-containing protein: protein MALLTAQQVSDKAFQTVRFKEGYDVEEVDDFLDQVAQTLTAQQQRIAYLEGQLGAGSSFGVANPGMPAGNQGFVPDSSSSSSYSSSEDMGDAAGDDRFSSSQQVSWEQ from the coding sequence ATGGCGTTACTGACTGCACAACAAGTAAGCGATAAGGCGTTCCAAACCGTACGCTTCAAAGAAGGTTATGACGTCGAAGAGGTTGATGATTTCCTCGATCAGGTTGCCCAGACCCTGACCGCGCAGCAACAGCGGATTGCGTATCTTGAGGGCCAGCTTGGTGCAGGTTCCTCTTTCGGTGTCGCGAACCCAGGCATGCCAGCCGGCAATCAGGGCTTCGTGCCGGATAGTTCATCGTCATCATCTTATTCTTCGTCGGAGGATATGGGGGACGCAGCGGGCGATGACCGGTTCTCGTCTTCGCAACAGGTTTCGTGGGAACAATAA
- the dnaE gene encoding DNA polymerase III subunit alpha, with product MAYSGNFVQLHNHTHYSLLDGASKIPDLINRAKELEMPAVGITDHGNMHGAYEMWSNAVSAGIKPIIGIEAYVTPETSRTDKTRVHWGTEAQRSDDVSGGGFITHMTLWAENDEGLVNLMKASSVANLEGRVGKWPRMDYEVLEKYHKGVIGTSGCPSGIIQTRLRLGQYKEALRAAHQLQDIFGKDNFYIELMDHNLEIEKRVSKDLLKIAKDLGAPIIATNDSHYVHEADRGSQDAMLCINSGSHLDDPNRFKFDGSGYYIKSAEEMRELFKDLPEACDNTLEVAERCNVMFDDHEDGAFMPLFDCPEGWDETSLFLHDVQKGLEKRYDGNVPDKVRKQADYECGVICQMQFCGYFLVVADYINWAKTHGVMVGPGRGSAAGSMVAYAMGITELDPLEHGLIFERFLNPERVSLPDIDIDFDPEGRQKVLDYVADKYGHDKVAQCVIYGTIKTKQALKDSARIMGYEFSVGDRIVKALPPSKNGKDASLKEMFDPTSKKYAEAREFRELYESDPDARRITDEAKGIEGLIRQTGVHACATIMSATPITDTSPLLERTDGTVTTTFEYHTCETLGLVKNDFLGLSNLTVIRDTLKNIELNGKKPIDYTKIPLDDKETYALLTRGDTLGVFQLDGDGMRALLKSLKPDNFNDISALIALYRPGPMDVDSHNNYAKRKNGLQPITPINDEVAEALAPVLDETYGLIVYQEQVQSAARILAGYSLGRADVLRRAMGKKKPEVLAKEQGPFFEGMKEHGYSRKAAQDVWDIFVPFAGYAFNKAHSAAYGLISYWTAYLKTHYPVEFMAALLQNERSNKDKTALYLGEARRMGIKVLPPDVNESRLEYAPVGDIIRFGLGAIRNVGDKAVQDIIAERESKRGKFVNFMDFIRRVPLSALNKRLVESLIKAGAFDSIDPNRRALFQIHEPAIDSVVSLKRKQAEGQFDLFSDLGSDGDGDGAGAGTDAMGDAQVSVPDIPEWDKKTKLNFEREMLGLYVSDHPLSGMASVLNSLRDMSIAQLINGAANMDDRQQVTIAGLITSVDRRVSKKGNPWAIVTVEDMESSIQCMFFGRAYTGAAESMAVDEVVQIRGQIELRDETVSLRANEMNVPNLVAEDERPLVLTLPQTALNRPHVMQLGQIITKHPGVCEVKLAILDSNGNAKVLTFGDRFRVKRDTSLFAEIKILFGPKCLPAS from the coding sequence ATGGCTTATTCGGGAAATTTTGTTCAGTTGCACAACCATACGCATTATTCGTTGCTTGACGGCGCGTCCAAGATTCCCGATCTGATCAATCGCGCCAAAGAGCTCGAAATGCCGGCTGTCGGTATTACCGACCACGGCAATATGCACGGTGCCTACGAGATGTGGAGCAACGCCGTAAGTGCCGGTATCAAGCCGATTATCGGCATCGAAGCTTACGTTACCCCCGAAACGTCGCGAACCGACAAAACCCGCGTGCACTGGGGCACTGAAGCCCAACGCAGCGACGATGTTTCCGGCGGCGGCTTCATCACTCACATGACCCTTTGGGCCGAAAACGACGAAGGCCTGGTCAATCTGATGAAGGCTTCGTCCGTGGCCAATCTGGAAGGCCGCGTGGGCAAATGGCCGCGTATGGATTACGAAGTCCTCGAAAAATACCATAAAGGTGTCATCGGAACCTCCGGCTGCCCGTCCGGCATCATCCAGACCCGCCTGCGTTTGGGACAGTACAAAGAGGCTTTGCGCGCGGCGCACCAGCTGCAGGATATCTTCGGTAAGGATAATTTCTATATCGAACTGATGGACCACAATCTCGAGATCGAAAAGCGCGTCTCCAAAGACCTGCTCAAGATCGCCAAAGACCTCGGTGCCCCCATCATCGCCACCAACGATTCCCATTACGTCCATGAAGCTGACCGTGGCTCGCAGGACGCCATGCTCTGCATCAATTCCGGTTCGCATCTGGACGACCCGAACCGTTTCAAATTCGACGGTTCCGGCTACTACATCAAGTCGGCCGAAGAGATGCGCGAACTCTTCAAAGACCTGCCCGAGGCCTGCGACAACACACTGGAAGTGGCCGAACGCTGCAACGTGATGTTCGACGACCACGAGGACGGCGCCTTCATGCCGCTCTTCGACTGCCCGGAGGGCTGGGACGAGACCTCGTTGTTCCTGCACGATGTGCAGAAGGGCCTTGAGAAACGTTATGACGGCAATGTGCCGGACAAAGTGCGCAAACAGGCCGACTACGAATGCGGCGTGATCTGCCAGATGCAGTTCTGCGGCTACTTCCTCGTGGTCGCCGACTACATCAATTGGGCCAAGACCCACGGTGTGATGGTCGGCCCCGGCCGTGGTTCCGCGGCAGGCTCCATGGTGGCCTACGCCATGGGCATCACCGAACTCGATCCGCTGGAACACGGTCTGATCTTCGAACGATTCCTCAACCCGGAACGCGTCTCCCTGCCTGATATCGATATCGATTTCGACCCCGAAGGCCGCCAGAAGGTGCTCGACTACGTGGCCGACAAATACGGGCACGACAAGGTGGCGCAGTGCGTCATCTACGGCACCATCAAAACCAAGCAGGCCCTGAAGGATTCCGCCCGCATCATGGGCTACGAGTTCTCCGTGGGCGACCGCATCGTCAAGGCCTTGCCGCCGAGCAAGAACGGCAAGGACGCGAGCTTGAAGGAGATGTTCGATCCGACCTCCAAGAAATACGCCGAGGCGCGCGAGTTCCGCGAGCTCTACGAATCCGACCCCGACGCGCGTCGCATCACCGACGAGGCCAAGGGCATCGAGGGGCTGATCCGCCAGACCGGTGTGCATGCCTGCGCCACCATCATGTCGGCCACGCCGATCACCGACACCTCGCCGCTTTTGGAACGTACCGACGGCACGGTGACCACGACCTTCGAATATCACACCTGCGAAACGCTGGGGCTGGTCAAGAACGACTTCCTTGGCCTCTCCAACCTGACGGTCATCCGTGACACCCTGAAAAACATCGAACTCAACGGCAAAAAGCCGATTGATTACACGAAGATTCCGCTGGATGACAAGGAAACCTACGCGCTTTTGACCCGGGGCGACACCCTCGGCGTCTTCCAGCTCGATGGCGACGGGATGCGGGCGCTGCTCAAAAGCCTTAAGCCCGATAACTTCAACGATATTTCCGCGTTGATCGCCCTCTATCGCCCGGGCCCCATGGATGTGGACTCGCATAACAACTATGCCAAGCGCAAGAACGGCTTGCAGCCCATCACCCCGATCAACGACGAGGTGGCCGAGGCGCTCGCACCGGTGCTTGACGAAACCTACGGTCTCATCGTCTATCAGGAACAGGTGCAGTCCGCTGCACGAATCCTGGCCGGCTACTCGCTGGGGCGCGCAGATGTGCTGCGGCGCGCGATGGGCAAGAAGAAGCCCGAGGTGCTGGCCAAGGAACAGGGCCCGTTCTTCGAAGGTATGAAGGAGCATGGATACTCGCGGAAGGCCGCGCAGGACGTCTGGGACATCTTCGTGCCGTTCGCCGGCTATGCGTTCAACAAGGCGCATTCAGCGGCCTATGGGCTGATTTCCTACTGGACTGCTTACCTCAAAACCCATTATCCGGTGGAATTCATGGCTGCGCTGCTGCAGAACGAACGCAGCAACAAGGACAAGACCGCGCTCTACCTGGGCGAGGCCCGGCGCATGGGCATCAAGGTGCTGCCGCCGGACGTCAACGAGTCCCGGCTCGAATACGCGCCTGTCGGCGACATCATCCGCTTTGGTCTGGGGGCCATTCGCAACGTCGGCGACAAGGCCGTGCAGGACATCATAGCTGAGCGCGAAAGCAAGCGCGGCAAGTTCGTCAACTTCATGGACTTCATTCGTCGCGTGCCGTTGAGCGCCCTCAACAAGCGTTTGGTAGAATCGTTGATCAAGGCAGGTGCCTTCGATTCGATCGATCCCAACCGTCGCGCGCTTTTCCAGATTCACGAACCCGCCATCGACTCGGTGGTGAGCCTGAAGCGCAAGCAGGCCGAGGGACAGTTCGATCTGTTCAGCGACCTGGGCTCCGATGGCGACGGCGACGGGGCAGGCGCGGGCACTGACGCTATGGGTGACGCTCAGGTCAGTGTTCCTGATATCCCGGAATGGGACAAGAAGACCAAACTGAACTTCGAGCGCGAAATGCTCGGTCTCTACGTCTCCGACCATCCGCTTTCCGGCATGGCTTCGGTTTTGAACAGCCTGCGCGACATGTCCATCGCCCAGCTGATTAACGGCGCCGCGAATATGGACGACCGGCAGCAGGTCACTATCGCCGGGCTCATCACTTCAGTTGATCGTCGTGTCTCCAAAAAGGGCAACCCCTGGGCCATTGTCACCGTCGAAGACATGGAAAGCTCCATCCAGTGCATGTTCTTCGGGCGTGCTTACACCGGCGCCGCCGAATCGATGGCCGTCGACGAGGTGGTGCAGATCCGCGGGCAGATCGAGCTGCGTGACGAGACGGTGAGTTTGCGGGCCAACGAGATGAACGTGCCGAATCTGGTGGCCGAGGATGAACGGCCGCTGGTGCTCACGTTGCCGCAGACCGCCCTGAACCGGCCGCATGTCATGCAGTTGGGGCAGATAATTACCAAGCATCCCGGAGTCTGCGAGGTGAAGCTGGCCATTCTTGATTCCAATGGCAACGCCAAGGTGCTGACGTTCGGTGACCGTTTCCGCGTGAAACGCGACACGTCGCTGTTCGCGGAGATCAAGATTCTCTTTGGTCCCAAGTGTCTGCCCGCGTCGTAG
- a CDS encoding DivIVA domain-containing protein produces the protein MALLTPKDIREHAFQTVRFKEGYDVEEVDDFLDQVTETVEALGKQAMANGNGQSTQSLGPDVSKLNSKISDLTSQVQTLSRENQTLKTAASQQQSTTDQSASVDASKLAEAEESNRALAEQNKQLKDQVDRLNAQIDQLTAQAAQAAGKKDIDNQLVAVQHERDEFRSGNEKLSRELEQAKKQLSGASQQAKQLQDLSRQLEESKQRENQLRAQVSKIEPNTETGSLQKIAGAAAEANSEPERATAMLTLAMQLHDQYVDKGKAKAKEITDASQTKYQELVNKANDYSTRTRSESDEYAKQTRSKAEDYSKQTRSEADAYAQKTRTDADNYSSQKHTSADTYESEVQRRAAEYDQKTRSAAETYAQQVRDNLASQSKVIEANIQSLKQFETEYRTRLTEFLGQLVSQVSDTNTYNKMEESKN, from the coding sequence ATGGCACTGTTAACGCCGAAAGATATCAGGGAACATGCCTTCCAAACCGTACGTTTTAAAGAAGGGTACGATGTCGAAGAGGTCGATGACTTCCTCGATCAGGTCACCGAGACCGTTGAAGCTCTCGGCAAGCAGGCTATGGCAAACGGCAACGGCCAGTCGACGCAGTCGCTGGGTCCGGATGTCAGCAAGCTCAATTCGAAGATTTCCGACCTGACCAGCCAGGTTCAGACGCTGAGCCGCGAAAACCAGACACTGAAGACGGCGGCAAGCCAGCAGCAGAGCACCACCGATCAGTCCGCAAGCGTGGATGCCTCCAAGCTCGCCGAGGCCGAGGAAAGCAACAGGGCACTGGCCGAGCAGAACAAGCAGCTCAAAGATCAGGTCGACCGTCTGAATGCCCAGATTGATCAGCTCACCGCCCAGGCCGCTCAGGCCGCAGGCAAGAAAGACATCGACAACCAGCTTGTCGCCGTCCAGCACGAGCGTGACGAATTCCGCAGCGGCAACGAGAAGCTTTCCCGTGAGCTTGAGCAGGCCAAGAAGCAGCTTTCCGGTGCCAGCCAGCAAGCCAAGCAGCTGCAGGATCTTTCACGCCAGCTTGAGGAATCCAAGCAGCGTGAGAACCAGTTGCGTGCTCAGGTCTCGAAGATCGAGCCGAACACCGAGACCGGCAGCCTGCAGAAGATCGCGGGAGCCGCTGCTGAAGCCAACAGCGAGCCCGAGCGCGCGACCGCCATGTTGACGCTCGCCATGCAGTTGCACGATCAGTACGTGGACAAGGGCAAGGCGAAGGCGAAGGAAATTACCGACGCCAGCCAGACCAAGTATCAGGAACTGGTCAACAAGGCCAACGACTATTCCACCCGCACCCGCAGCGAATCCGACGAGTATGCCAAGCAGACTCGTAGCAAGGCGGAGGATTATTCGAAGCAGACACGCTCGGAAGCCGATGCGTACGCGCAGAAGACCCGTACCGATGCCGATAACTACTCCTCGCAGAAGCACACTTCGGCCGATACCTACGAATCCGAGGTTCAGCGTCGCGCCGCCGAGTACGATCAGAAGACCCGTTCCGCGGCCGAGACCTATGCCCAGCAGGTGCGCGACAACCTTGCATCGCAGTCCAAGGTCATCGAGGCCAATATCCAGAGCCTCAAGCAGTTCGAGACCGAATACCGTACCCGCCTGACCGAGTTCCTGGGTCAGCTTGTCTCCCAGGTCAGCGATACGAACACGTACAACAAGATGGAAGAATCCAAGAACTGA
- the ftsZ gene encoding cell division protein FtsZ, giving the protein MSEIAQNDNFNDKTSIKVVGVGGAGGNAVNRMIAEGLQNVEFVAINTDAKDLLRSDADVKISLSDHSSRGLGAGADPEKGAKAAQDHQSDIEEALKGADMVFVTCGEGGGTGTGASPIVARAAHQQGALTIAVVTRPFAFEGPQRAASAKLGIENLRKEVDALIVIPNDRLLELSDKTIGIVDAFKTADTALLAGVQGITDLITMNSYIHVDFSDVTAILRGAGTALFGIGSARGEDRATQAAEIAISSPLLEESIEGAHGALINIAGPTDLKLQEASDATELVRKAIHPEAQIIWGLALDDAYGDEVRVTVIAAGFDAEGKKDAENLDDVSKSTSRNLDEPAVQTYAEPETPLVRHVPDLDTPTVSHTPETESYDDPDESSSPDDPGDLDIPDFLR; this is encoded by the coding sequence GTGAGCGAGATTGCCCAGAATGACAATTTCAACGATAAAACGAGCATCAAGGTGGTCGGTGTCGGTGGTGCCGGTGGTAACGCCGTCAATCGCATGATTGCCGAAGGCTTGCAGAACGTTGAATTTGTAGCGATTAATACCGATGCGAAAGATCTGCTCCGCAGCGACGCGGACGTGAAGATTTCCCTGAGTGATCATTCCAGCCGCGGGCTGGGAGCCGGGGCCGACCCTGAAAAGGGCGCCAAGGCCGCGCAGGATCACCAGTCGGATATCGAAGAGGCGCTTAAGGGCGCCGATATGGTTTTCGTCACCTGTGGCGAGGGTGGTGGCACCGGCACCGGTGCGAGCCCCATCGTCGCGCGTGCGGCGCACCAGCAGGGTGCGCTGACCATCGCGGTGGTCACCCGTCCGTTCGCCTTCGAAGGCCCGCAGCGTGCCGCTTCGGCGAAACTGGGTATCGAGAACCTGCGCAAGGAAGTCGATGCGCTCATCGTCATCCCCAACGACCGTCTCCTTGAGCTTTCCGACAAGACCATCGGCATCGTCGACGCTTTCAAGACCGCGGATACCGCACTTCTCGCCGGCGTGCAGGGCATCACCGACCTGATCACGATGAACTCCTACATCCATGTCGACTTCTCGGACGTCACCGCCATCCTGCGCGGTGCGGGCACGGCCCTCTTCGGAATCGGTTCGGCACGTGGCGAGGACCGCGCCACCCAGGCCGCCGAAATCGCCATCAGCTCGCCGTTGCTCGAAGAGAGCATCGAGGGCGCCCACGGTGCGCTCATCAACATCGCCGGCCCCACCGACCTGAAGCTGCAGGAAGCCAGCGACGCCACCGAGTTGGTGCGCAAGGCGATTCACCCCGAAGCGCAGATCATCTGGGGTCTTGCTCTGGACGACGCTTACGGCGACGAGGTTCGCGTCACCGTCATCGCGGCGGGCTTCGATGCCGAAGGCAAGAAGGATGCCGAGAACCTCGACGATGTTTCAAAGTCCACATCGCGCAACTTGGATGAGCCTGCAGTGCAGACCTATGCTGAACCCGAGACCCCTCTGGTGCGTCACGTGCCCGATCTGGACACCCCTACCGTCTCGCACACCCCGGAGACCGAGTCCTACGATGATCCCGACGAATCGTCTTCGCCCGATGATCCCGGCGATCTCGATATCCCCGATTTCCTGCGCTAA
- a CDS encoding cell division protein SepF, whose amino-acid sequence MAGYMKKAMSYLGMSDVVDDDDEDMQETEDATSTDFDSDSTVTPITPQTSSAAQTQDTPSTSRAAKPFPAGRINRITTIHPKTYDEAQKVGRAIRDGIPVVLNLTGVSEAVAYRIVDFSAGVVFGVRGSLERVTPRVFLLSPAQVNIKVDQSASDESEDGLF is encoded by the coding sequence ATGGCTGGATACATGAAAAAGGCGATGTCTTATCTGGGTATGTCTGATGTCGTCGATGATGATGACGAGGACATGCAGGAAACTGAAGATGCTACGTCCACGGATTTCGATTCGGACAGCACGGTGACCCCGATTACCCCGCAAACGTCTTCGGCTGCCCAAACCCAGGACACCCCTTCAACCTCACGCGCCGCCAAGCCCTTCCCGGCAGGTCGCATCAATCGCATCACCACCATTCATCCCAAGACCTACGACGAGGCGCAGAAGGTCGGCCGTGCCATCCGCGACGGTATCCCGGTAGTCTTGAACCTGACCGGTGTCTCCGAAGCCGTCGCCTATCGCATCGTCGATTTTTCCGCCGGGGTGGTCTTTGGTGTCCGCGGTTCGCTCGAACGCGTCACGCCCAGGGTCTTCCTGCTGAGCCCTGCCCAGGTCAACATCAAGGTGGACCAGTCCGCGTCCGATGAATCCGAAGATGGCCTGTTCTGA